Below is a genomic region from Capsicum annuum cultivar UCD-10X-F1 unplaced genomic scaffold, UCD10Xv1.1 ctg75716, whole genome shotgun sequence.
atcaaagaggaaatcatgaagcaattgaaCGCGAACGTGGTCAGGGTCGCTCAGTACACCACATGGTTGGCTAATGTGGTGCctgtaccaaagaaagatggcaaaatcagagtttgtgttgactatagggaTTTGAATAAAGCAAGCCCTAAAGACAATTTCCCActacccaatattcatatccttgttgataattgtgctaaacatgagatccaatctttcgtggattgctatgccggatatcaccagatcctGATGGACGAAACGGATGCAGAAAAGACTGCTTTCACCACCCCGTGGGGTACTTATTGCTATagggtcatgccatttggtttaaagaatgcgggagctacatacatgagagctatgactactatttttcatgacatgatgcacaaggaagtagaagtatatgttgatgatgtcattatcaagtccaagacacaagtcgatcatgtatatgacttgaggaaatTCTTCGAAAGATTGCgaaagtataatcttaagctcAATCCAGCTAAGTGCGCATTTGGCGTTCCATCCGGGAAACTATTGGGTTTCATAATTAGCCGCAGAGGCATTGAATTGGACCCCGCCAAGGTAAAATCTATTCGCGAATTGCCACCTCCGAAGAATAAAACTGAggtcatgagttttcttggaaagctgaattatataagcagattcatcgctcagctCAGCACTACATGTGAACCGATATTTAAATTGCTAAAAAAGGATGCCGCTATCCAATGGACAGACGAATGTCAAGAATCATTCGATAAGATTAAAGAGTATCTGGCAAATCCTCCTGTGTTGGTCCCACCGGAACCTggtaggcctttatttctatatctgtcagtgatggacaattcttttggctgtgttttaggacagcatgatatcacaggcagaaaggaacaagcaatctattatttgagcaaaaagTTCACGAGTTACGAGgtgaaatatactcttttagaaaagacatgttgcgccctaacttggatcgctcagaagttgaagcactatctttcgtcctacacaacctacctcatatctcgaatggatcctttaaagtatatctttcaaaaacctatgcccacaggcagattGGCGAAGTGGCAGATCTTACTTACAGAATTCGACATTGTGTACGTTACTCGTACCGCGATGAAAGCGCAAGCATTGGCCGATCACTTGGCAGAAAATCcagttgacaatgattatgagcctttgcgaacttactttcctgatgaagagataaATTCAATTGAGGAAGAAGTTCAAGGTGATATGTATacatggaaattatattttgatggggcaGTCAATGTCAAAGGAGTAGGAATTGGGGCAGTTCTTGTCTCACCAACCGGGCACCATCATCCCGCCACAGCGCGACTTCgtttcttttgtactaataacacagcagaatatgaagcttgcatcatggGGTTAAATATGACAATAAATCTGGACGTGCACAAGCTAATGGTGTTGGGGGATTCCGAATTACTCATTCGacaaattcaaggtgaatgggaaacgagagatatcaagctcattccaTACAAACAGTTCATAGAGGACCTTAGCAAAAGGTTTGAGTCTATCGAGTTTAGACATATTCCCAGATCCCATAATGAGCTGGCTGATGCCCTGGCTACCCTAGCTTCTATGCTCCCGTACCCAGGAAATACGCATTTCGACCCATTAGAGATACAGATACGAGATCAACATGGTTATTGCAATATAATTGACGCAGAACCAGATAATGAACCttggtactatgatatcaaacgcttcctaaagtcaaaagaatatccaatacACGCCAAAGCAGATCAAAAAAGAACCATTAGGAGACTtgctaatggtttcttcttaagtggggagatcttgtacaaacgaaccccagacttgaacttgttgagatgtgttaatattcaggaagctgaaagaatcatgaatgaggtacattCGGGGGTGTGCGGTTCGCATATGAACGGCTATGTTTTGGCAAAGAAGATCATGCGGGcaggatattattggttaactATGGA
It encodes:
- the LOC107845648 gene encoding uncharacterized protein LOC107845648; the encoded protein is MACTWSSHLDPKKLSNLESANQTVDEYDEGEADKEVKKGLDQFEDKPKPNLNDTEIINLGTGEEVREIKISIHADQNIRNDIVQILIEYKDVFAWSYDDTPGLSTDLVVHKLPTYPDFSPVQQKQRKFKTDMSDKIKEEIMKQLNANVVRVAQYTTWLANVVPVPKKDGKIRVCVDYRDLNKASPKDNFPLPNIHILVDNCAKHEIQSFVDCYAGYHQILMDETDAEKTAFTTPWGTYCYRVMPFGLKNAGATYMRAMTTIFHDMMHKEVEVYVDDVIIKSKTQVDHVYDLRKFFERLRKYNLKLNPAKCAFGVPSGKLLGFIISRRGIELDPAKVKSIRELPPPKNKTEVMSFLGKLNYISRFIAQLSTTCEPIFKLLKKDAAIQWTDECQESFDKIKEYLANPPVLVPPEPGRPLFLYLSVMDNSFGCVLGQHDITGRKEQAIYYLSKKFTSYEVKYTLLEKTCCALTWIAQKLKHYLSSYTTYLISRMDPLKYIFQKPMPTGRLAKWQILLTEFDIVYVTRTAMKAQALADHLAENPVDNDYEPLRTYFPDEEINSIEEEVQGDMYTWKLYFDGAVNVKGVGIGAVLVSPTGHHHPATARLRFFCTNNTAEYEACIMGLNMTINLDVHKLMVLGDSELLIRQIQGEWETRDIKLIPYKQFIEDLSKRFESIEFRHIPRSHNELADALATLASMLPYPGNTHFDPLEIQIRDQHGYCNIIDAEPDNEPWYYDIKRFLKSKEYPIHAKADQKRTIRRLANGFFLSGEILYKRTPDLNLLRCVNIQEAERIMNEVHSGVCGSHMNGYVLAKKIMRAGYYWLTMERDCFRFVRKCHQCQIHGDLIHSPPSELHPMSSPWPFVAWGMDVIGPIEPKASNGHRFILVAIDYFTKWVEAATFKSVTKKRVVDFVHTNIICRFGIPKSIVTDNATNLNSHLMKEVCEQFKIVHHHSTPYRPKANGAVEAANKNIKKILRKMIQGSRRQWHEKLPFALLGYRTTIRTSTGATPYLLVYGTEAVIPVEVEIPSLRIISEAEIDDTEWVKSRLEQLSLIDEKRLTAVCFGQLYQKRMARAYNKKVRPRKFEAGQLVVKCILPHQEEAKGKFAPNWQGPYIVRQVLSNGALQLTDLDGKMTEKAINADSVKRYYI